A genomic segment from Rhodohalobacter sp. SW132 encodes:
- a CDS encoding lactoylglutathione lyase family protein, translating into MTIKKAYPKSFSHIGITVPDIEKAVKFYTEVMGWYIIMSPDTVVEETDSAIGKMCIDVFGEGWGEFHIAHLSTSDGIGIELFSFPKVESKAPEFNPFNTGLFHFCIQDPEIEDLVEKIVSHGGKQRMPVREYYPDEKPYRMCYVEDPFGVVFEIYSHSYELTYSSGAYSE; encoded by the coding sequence ATGACCATAAAAAAGGCATATCCTAAATCATTTTCTCACATAGGAATAACCGTTCCGGATATCGAAAAAGCAGTGAAATTCTACACAGAGGTAATGGGGTGGTATATCATTATGTCGCCCGATACAGTTGTTGAAGAGACGGATTCAGCAATAGGCAAAATGTGTATTGATGTATTTGGTGAAGGCTGGGGAGAGTTTCATATCGCTCATTTATCAACTTCTGATGGTATTGGAATTGAATTATTTTCTTTTCCGAAAGTTGAAAGCAAAGCCCCTGAATTTAATCCGTTCAATACCGGCCTTTTTCATTTCTGTATTCAGGACCCGGAAATTGAGGATCTTGTTGAGAAAATTGTTTCTCACGGTGGGAAACAGAGAATGCCGGTTCGGGAATACTATCCGGATGAAAAACCCTACAGAATGTGCTATGTTGAGGATCCATTTGGAGTTGTGTTTGAGATTTATAGTCATAGTTATGAACTCACATACTCATCCGGCGCTTATTCTGAATGA